The Candidatus Methanoperedens sp. genome includes a region encoding these proteins:
- a CDS encoding glycine cleavage system protein H, with product MKAYEFEFPEDRYYLKNHVWLKPVNGEIQIGITELGQSLSKGIVHIDLPEVGESIKKDDMLLAYETIKAVSQISVPFDAEVTEVNEKLWDDPNIINADPYNEWLVKIKARFSERSLMNVKDAVEFYTKLIARERERYAGT from the coding sequence ATGAAGGCCTACGAATTCGAATTCCCGGAAGACAGGTATTACCTGAAAAACCATGTGTGGCTAAAGCCTGTGAACGGGGAGATCCAGATAGGCATTACAGAACTCGGGCAGTCCCTCTCCAAAGGGATAGTGCATATCGACCTTCCTGAAGTGGGTGAATCAATAAAAAAGGATGATATGCTTCTTGCTTATGAGACCATAAAAGCCGTATCGCAGATCTCCGTGCCTTTTGATGCCGAAGTCACGGAAGTGAACGAGAAGCTCTGGGATGACCCGAATATCATTAACGCCGATCCGTACAATGAATGGCTCGTGAAAATAAAAGCCAGGTTCAGCGAGCGCTCACTTATGAACGTGAAAGATGCCGTGGAATTCTATACGAAATTGATAGCCAGAGAGCGGGAACGATACGCGGGTACCTGA
- a CDS encoding M42 family metallopeptidase, with product MRKDLLERLSNAHGVSGYEGNVRKIIENEVRPYADEIRIDRMGNLIATKSGGNPVVMLAAHMDEIGLMVKYIDEKGFAFFAKTGGWFDQTLLNKRMVLHTENGPVYGVIGGKPPHAMKEEEKKKPVKVEDMFIDVGARDRDDAEKLGVKIGTPVMPDMEFRTLGNGMVTGKALDNRGGCAALIEAMRRMGEVKATVHAVFTVQEEVGLKGARTSAFGLNPDVALAVDVTFAGDHPGIEKKDSTLEIGKGPAITVSDASGEGIIVPEAVLKWLKGTAESNNIPYQLKVGAGGTTDASIIHLSREGIPTGVISTPSRYIHTPVTVMNMDDLENSTQLITHAVGAVGKFF from the coding sequence ATGCGCAAAGACCTTCTGGAACGATTATCAAATGCCCATGGCGTTTCAGGTTATGAGGGAAATGTAAGGAAGATCATAGAAAATGAGGTCAGACCTTACGCAGATGAGATCAGGATAGACAGAATGGGGAATCTCATAGCCACGAAATCCGGAGGGAACCCTGTGGTGATGCTGGCTGCTCACATGGACGAGATAGGCCTGATGGTAAAATACATCGATGAGAAAGGTTTCGCGTTCTTCGCAAAAACAGGGGGCTGGTTTGACCAGACGCTCCTCAACAAGAGAATGGTTTTGCACACAGAAAACGGTCCTGTTTACGGGGTAATCGGCGGAAAGCCCCCTCATGCTATGAAAGAGGAGGAAAAGAAGAAGCCGGTGAAGGTTGAGGATATGTTCATCGATGTGGGAGCAAGGGACAGGGATGATGCGGAAAAGCTCGGTGTGAAAATAGGGACACCTGTAATGCCTGATATGGAATTCAGGACGCTTGGGAATGGCATGGTCACGGGCAAGGCTCTGGATAACCGCGGGGGCTGTGCTGCGCTGATAGAAGCCATGCGGCGGATGGGGGAAGTGAAGGCCACGGTCCATGCTGTTTTCACAGTACAGGAAGAGGTGGGGCTGAAAGGCGCGCGGACATCAGCTTTCGGGCTGAACCCTGATGTTGCACTGGCGGTGGATGTGACATTTGCCGGCGACCATCCCGGTATAGAGAAGAAAGATTCCACACTTGAAATAGGAAAAGGCCCGGCAATAACGGTCAGTGATGCTTCAGGAGAGGGGATAATAGTACCTGAAGCTGTACTGAAATGGTTGAAGGGAACGGCGGAATCGAATAATATCCCATATCAGCTCAAGGTTGGAGCAGGTGGAACAACAGACGCCTCTATAATACACCTGTCGCGCGAAGGCATACCCACAGGCGTCATCAGCACGCCATCGAGGTACATCCATACACCTGTAACTGTAATGAATATGGACGATCTTGAAAACAGCACGCAGCTTATAACTCATGCAGTAGGAGCTGTGGGGAAATTTTTTTAG
- a CDS encoding DUF2254 domain-containing protein, which translates to MKFERNYLQEILITILLIFVLGYFFGFLVGISRLWFFRIKEYLPFNYKIWFVQLCYYLIMFLIIILVLTYILITFFVHTDDDSSRYMLSALVQCEASIVAIVISLTLVAVQHSASSYSTRIIDIFKFKNPDFWVLIIIYIWSIVFGLFVLEMIKTGNLESIEKYIYLSYSFGAIAFITLIPYLRKTLDLLKPSKIMGILSEDITKENILFALNNNKFEGYNIQSYVNKDKDPIQPVIDIVHSSLKNYDSETAIEGLNVIGYHTNKIFEKDDFKGDEDKKIIEHIIEHLHNVVKHAEKEENDYIIIEIIKVLFKNGFTTANKKRENATISAINELTEILDIVDKNKLLGLPVLAASFYNIEASAAKNGLRTVLESLETPLSKLLSIEKNKGDKGNKFVVDLVEKAIENMRKNLTN; encoded by the coding sequence ATGAAATTTGAAAGAAATTATTTACAAGAAATTTTAATAACAATTTTATTAATATTTGTTTTAGGCTATTTTTTTGGATTTTTGGTAGGTATAAGCAGATTATGGTTTTTTCGAATTAAAGAATATTTACCTTTTAATTATAAAATTTGGTTTGTACAGCTCTGTTATTATTTGATAATGTTTTTGATAATTATTCTTGTGTTAACATATATTTTAATAACTTTTTTCGTACATACTGATGATGACAGCTCACGTTATATGCTCAGTGCATTAGTACAATGTGAAGCTTCAATAGTTGCTATAGTTATATCATTAACATTAGTTGCTGTACAACATTCAGCATCATCGTATTCAACAAGAATTATAGATATATTCAAATTCAAGAATCCAGACTTCTGGGTACTTATAATAATATATATATGGTCTATTGTTTTTGGTTTGTTTGTTTTAGAAATGATTAAAACGGGCAATTTAGAAAGCATTGAAAAATATATTTATTTATCTTATTCTTTTGGTGCTATTGCATTCATCACTTTAATCCCCTACTTACGGAAAACTCTTGATTTGCTTAAACCATCAAAGATAATGGGAATTTTATCAGAAGATATAACCAAAGAGAATATTTTATTTGCCTTAAATAACAACAAGTTTGAAGGTTACAATATTCAATCTTATGTTAACAAGGATAAAGATCCGATCCAGCCAGTCATTGATATTGTGCATAGTTCTTTGAAGAATTATGATTCCGAGACTGCAATAGAGGGATTGAATGTGATTGGATACCATACTAATAAAATTTTTGAAAAAGATGATTTTAAGGGTGATGAAGATAAGAAAATAATCGAGCATATTATTGAACATTTGCACAACGTTGTAAAACATGCTGAAAAGGAAGAAAATGATTACATTATTATAGAAATAATCAAAGTACTGTTCAAAAATGGTTTTACTACTGCAAACAAAAAGCGAGAAAATGCAACAATATCAGCAATAAATGAACTAACAGAAATTCTAGACATAGTGGATAAAAATAAATTACTTGGTTTACCAGTATTAGCTGCATCATTCTATAATATCGAAGCAAGTGCTGCGAAAAATGGACTCAGAACAGTCTTAGAATCATTAGAAACTCCGTTAAGTAAGCTTTTGAGTATTGAGAAAAATAAAGGTGATAAAGGCAATAAATTTGTAGTAGATCTTGTTGAAAAAGCAATAGAGAATATGAGAAAAAACTTGACAAATTAG
- a CDS encoding glycine cleavage system protein H: MVEIEGYNLPDELYYTKDHTWARIEDNGTVTVGMDAFGAKAAGNIEFIDLPMEDDEFEGGDAFGSLESAKWVGGLLMPVGGKVTGVNETIEDDLGLLSKDPYGEGWLIKVKPSNLKEDTKALIHGNDVGPWLKKEIETRKKK, encoded by the coding sequence ATGGTAGAGATAGAGGGATATAATCTTCCTGATGAGTTGTATTACACCAAGGATCACACCTGGGCAAGAATCGAGGATAATGGCACGGTAACAGTAGGCATGGATGCATTTGGCGCAAAAGCCGCTGGCAACATCGAGTTTATAGACCTTCCCATGGAAGATGATGAATTCGAGGGCGGCGATGCGTTCGGCTCGCTGGAATCTGCCAAATGGGTTGGAGGCCTCCTTATGCCCGTAGGCGGGAAGGTCACCGGGGTCAATGAAACCATTGAAGATGACCTGGGACTCCTCTCAAAAGACCCTTATGGGGAAGGTTGGCTGATCAAGGTCAAGCCCTCCAATCTCAAAGAGGACACAAAGGCCCTCATTCACGGCAATGATGTGGGGCCGTGGCTCAAGAAAGAGATCGAAACCAGGAAGAAAAAATAA
- a CDS encoding Mov34/MPN/PAD-1 family protein, producing MKIARDTLLFILEVSKSSAPREFAGMLSATGDIITDVVIVPGTESSDESAVMQLFMLPNIHTIGTVHSHPSGNRRPSKADLELFDQKGMFHIIAGAPYDVTSWTCYNNKGEQVKLEVVDYKFKEENENW from the coding sequence ATGAAAATCGCAAGAGACACTTTATTGTTCATTCTGGAAGTGAGCAAATCCTCCGCTCCCAGGGAGTTCGCAGGCATGCTTTCTGCAACCGGGGACATCATTACAGACGTGGTCATCGTCCCGGGAACAGAGTCAAGCGATGAAAGTGCAGTGATGCAATTATTCATGCTTCCAAACATACACACAATAGGGACGGTGCACAGCCACCCCTCGGGGAACAGAAGACCTTCAAAGGCAGACCTGGAACTCTTTGACCAGAAAGGTATGTTTCATATCATCGCAGGGGCGCCTTATGATGTGACAAGCTGGACGTGCTATAATAATAAGGGGGAGCAGGTAAAGCTCGAAGTTGTCGATTATAAGTTCAAAGAAGAAAATGAGAACTGGTAG
- a CDS encoding helix-hairpin-helix domain-containing protein, with protein MIKSLKDIPRIGEKTARRFIEHFGSEKLALDAIINGDVASLCEIEGLTEKSAISLVLETYAISEGVGARDFLKTKEAYEIYERLLELISGFAHTGYAKTKLHLYIPYPSSKKDRIKGMQEEISKVIQLTGGVDEQEIAGYLSRVKPIRTDFNIPMIRDRVILASTPEEFEAAKSFPVPVHHVADAREAADVAGGYSHAILSTGFAGIDFPEHIEIDFIDIKRAEIWQVAPEKELAFFARNLDSISSGCSVVRIIRQHHPDFCSGITDGEIERLNLGLSKISKDSDLKSGVDNEVDRLRAIYSSLNETITSVEKRANLEFGSLIENSSVTVKGFDILTAIDGGVNRLFEKEIREKYNTVVSNAARTLSAELKLSAMESQFVNNFFPEEPAHPIKVNSRGVEELRNHLLRTINSRKLAILRDNAKELSKFKETANTIVRAVLDFDSGYTVACFARRFDLNIPQIQDKKGIGFIGGTNLFLDAPLPINYSLGSSRFNEGLHRLKDARIVLLSGVNSGGKTSTIDLLAQIVILAHMGFPVPAKKCSLGLVDEFFYFGKSKGTMDAGAFESTIKDFATVATGRSKIVLADEIESITEPGASAKIISGILEELDDNNGMGVFVSHLAESILENTTCEIRVDGIEAKGLDEHLNLIVDRNPRYNYLARSTPELIVERLARKNMDNEFYSRLLKKFK; from the coding sequence ATGATAAAGAGCTTGAAGGATATACCACGGATCGGAGAAAAAACCGCACGCCGTTTTATTGAACATTTCGGCTCCGAAAAACTGGCGCTGGATGCCATAATTAATGGAGATGTGGCAAGTTTGTGCGAAATTGAGGGACTGACCGAAAAATCTGCCATATCCCTGGTCCTTGAAACATATGCGATAAGCGAAGGCGTGGGCGCCAGGGATTTTCTCAAGACAAAAGAGGCTTATGAAATATATGAGCGTCTCCTGGAATTGATTTCCGGATTTGCCCACACGGGATATGCGAAAACCAAATTACACCTGTATATCCCTTATCCTTCCTCCAAAAAAGACAGGATCAAAGGAATGCAGGAAGAGATATCAAAGGTCATCCAACTTACTGGGGGGGTGGATGAACAGGAAATCGCCGGATATCTTTCCCGTGTAAAACCCATAAGAACGGATTTCAATATACCGATGATCAGGGACAGGGTAATACTCGCGTCCACTCCTGAAGAATTCGAGGCCGCAAAGAGTTTTCCGGTCCCGGTCCATCATGTCGCTGATGCGAGGGAAGCAGCGGACGTAGCCGGCGGATATTCACATGCCATTCTGAGCACTGGTTTTGCGGGAATTGATTTCCCAGAACACATCGAGATCGATTTCATTGACATCAAAAGGGCGGAGATCTGGCAGGTTGCGCCCGAAAAGGAACTCGCGTTCTTTGCCAGGAATCTTGATTCAATAAGCTCTGGATGTTCTGTTGTCAGGATCATCAGGCAGCACCACCCGGATTTCTGTTCTGGAATAACGGATGGGGAAATAGAACGGCTTAACCTTGGCCTGTCAAAAATATCAAAAGATTCGGATTTGAAAAGCGGTGTGGACAATGAAGTGGACAGGCTCAGAGCGATATACAGCAGCCTGAACGAGACCATAACGAGCGTGGAGAAAAGAGCCAATCTCGAATTCGGTTCCCTCATTGAAAATAGCTCTGTCACTGTCAAGGGTTTCGATATACTGACCGCTATCGACGGAGGTGTCAACCGGCTTTTTGAGAAAGAGATAAGAGAAAAATATAACACAGTAGTAAGCAATGCCGCCCGAACATTATCGGCGGAGCTTAAGCTATCTGCGATGGAATCACAGTTCGTTAATAATTTTTTCCCTGAAGAACCTGCTCACCCGATCAAAGTAAACTCTCGCGGGGTGGAAGAGCTGAGAAACCACCTGCTTCGCACCATCAATTCCCGAAAACTGGCTATCTTAAGGGACAATGCGAAAGAGCTTTCAAAATTCAAAGAGACAGCGAACACAATAGTCCGTGCAGTTCTTGACTTTGATAGCGGTTACACAGTTGCTTGCTTTGCCCGGAGATTCGATCTGAATATACCCCAGATCCAGGACAAAAAAGGTATTGGTTTTATAGGAGGCACCAACCTTTTCCTTGATGCTCCTCTTCCCATCAACTACTCGTTGGGTTCCTCACGTTTCAATGAAGGGTTACACAGACTCAAGGACGCCCGGATAGTATTATTAAGCGGTGTGAATTCGGGAGGAAAGACCTCCACGATCGATCTTCTGGCGCAAATAGTGATACTCGCACATATGGGATTTCCAGTGCCTGCAAAAAAATGCAGCCTTGGTCTTGTGGATGAATTTTTCTATTTTGGAAAATCCAAAGGTACGATGGATGCAGGCGCTTTTGAGAGCACCATCAAAGATTTCGCCACAGTGGCTACTGGCAGGAGCAAGATCGTCCTGGCCGATGAGATCGAATCCATAACAGAGCCTGGGGCGTCCGCAAAGATCATATCAGGAATTCTTGAAGAGCTTGATGACAATAATGGAATGGGCGTATTTGTAAGCCATCTGGCAGAGTCGATACTCGAAAACACAACCTGTGAAATTCGTGTTGACGGCATCGAAGCAAAAGGTCTGGATGAGCACCTGAACCTTATTGTGGACAGGAATCCCAGGTATAATTACCTTGCCCGCAGCACTCCTGAACTGATCGTGGAACGGCTGGCGCGGAAAAATATGGACAACGAGTTCTATAGCAGGCTTTTAAAGAAGTTCAAATGA
- a CDS encoding ATP-binding cassette domain-containing protein: protein MITAAIKTIELEYAYSDGTVALSGVNFEVSPGEKVAVLGPNGSGKTTLFHHFNGLIKPTRGEVEVFGENINKNNIESIRKRVGLVFQDPDSQLFAPTVFDDIAFGPKNLRLGPGEVKNRVSWVLHRFDIEDLAKKNPANLSAGQKKRVAIAGVVAMEPDILVLDEPTSGLDMHGVMDTMELLDELNNEGKTIIISTHDSDLAASWSDRVYVLNRGKVFRSGAPRHIFADERLVAEAGLRHPVIVQTFREFRARGISRGEMPLSVVDFMESVDTKVLTIRCAIAGCDVLAGDEIFLRIKDGMLVADKGSNGIRGTAIIDGKAGDDIAVKDVHGDLTQLAGSITVIRVPGIVEGGTRAADADKVRDILDSRRNQKIGAMGTSAKVLIKKMEMKCDFEFDVIQSGMLAALRGFDVVIFASGGMAERVIEKVKEKGINHSCLML, encoded by the coding sequence ATGATCACGGCGGCGATAAAAACCATTGAACTTGAATATGCTTATTCGGATGGGACTGTTGCATTATCGGGAGTGAATTTTGAAGTCAGCCCCGGTGAAAAAGTTGCGGTGCTCGGTCCAAACGGGAGCGGGAAAACCACGCTATTTCATCATTTTAACGGTTTGATCAAACCCACACGCGGGGAAGTAGAGGTATTCGGGGAAAATATCAACAAAAATAACATCGAGAGTATCAGGAAGCGCGTGGGTCTCGTATTCCAGGACCCGGACAGCCAGTTATTTGCACCGACCGTGTTTGACGATATCGCTTTCGGCCCTAAAAATCTCCGTCTAGGGCCTGGCGAGGTAAAAAACAGGGTTTCATGGGTGCTGCACAGGTTTGATATAGAAGACCTCGCGAAGAAGAATCCCGCGAATTTGAGCGCGGGGCAGAAGAAGAGGGTGGCCATTGCCGGGGTGGTTGCAATGGAGCCCGATATTCTTGTGCTCGACGAGCCAACATCGGGACTTGATATGCATGGAGTTATGGATACAATGGAGCTCCTGGATGAATTGAACAACGAAGGGAAAACCATCATTATATCGACACACGATTCTGACCTCGCTGCATCATGGTCTGATCGCGTATATGTACTTAATAGGGGAAAAGTTTTCAGGTCAGGAGCGCCGAGACACATTTTTGCAGATGAAAGACTGGTAGCCGAGGCCGGGCTGAGACATCCTGTCATAGTTCAGACATTCCGGGAATTTCGCGCGCGAGGGATCTCCAGAGGAGAAATGCCTCTCTCAGTTGTCGATTTTATGGAATCCGTGGATACAAAGGTCCTGACCATCAGGTGCGCGATAGCCGGATGCGATGTTCTCGCAGGTGATGAAATCTTCCTCCGTATTAAAGATGGGATGCTTGTCGCGGACAAAGGTTCAAACGGAATAAGGGGAACGGCGATAATCGACGGCAAAGCGGGCGATGATATTGCGGTGAAGGATGTGCATGGCGATTTGACGCAGCTGGCAGGAAGTATTACTGTGATCAGGGTTCCCGGGATTGTGGAAGGAGGAACGAGGGCTGCAGATGCCGATAAGGTGCGTGATATTCTTGACAGCAGGAGGAATCAAAAGATCGGCGCGATGGGGACATCTGCAAAAGTATTGATTAAGAAGATGGAGATGAAGTGCGATTTTGAATTTGACGTGATCCAGTCTGGAATGCTTGCAGCGCTCAGGGGTTTTGATGTGGTTATTTTCGCATCCGGGGGAATGGCGGAAAGAGTTATCGAGAAAGTGAAGGAGAAAGGAATCAACCACTCCTGTTTAATGCTATGA
- the cbiQ gene encoding cobalt ECF transporter T component CbiQ encodes MLEWLTRDPLNGLAVTIAFFISMIAGRYIRKNKILAPGSGSRKDPRVNILVSFLLIIAITLMRHWYFPVIISISCVAIALKLGIIRDYSKKLIFPVVMALFIIAVQGLNYGKNVIDIGIISFYAEGLEYGFIIFTKVIASTSILILLISKTSENELLESMRWFRVPGTMIEISGFMLRYVRTFSEEGRLLKLAQESRCSGCAGFTNRMHNTASIIGMLITRAFSRGEEVYRAMVSRAWSPMLQYPCDIQPLSRRNTIFGILLSSGIICLVFFDRFL; translated from the coding sequence ATGCTGGAATGGCTCACCCGTGACCCTTTAAACGGGCTTGCAGTTACGATAGCTTTTTTTATTTCAATGATAGCAGGAAGATACATTCGGAAAAATAAGATATTAGCTCCTGGATCGGGCAGCAGAAAAGATCCCAGAGTCAATATCCTTGTATCGTTTCTCCTGATAATCGCGATCACATTGATGAGACACTGGTACTTTCCAGTCATAATATCAATATCGTGCGTTGCTATTGCCCTGAAACTCGGGATAATTCGGGATTACAGCAAAAAGCTCATTTTTCCAGTCGTAATGGCCCTATTTATTATTGCAGTCCAGGGTTTAAATTACGGGAAGAACGTGATCGATATTGGAATCATTTCATTCTACGCAGAAGGGCTGGAATACGGTTTCATTATTTTTACAAAGGTAATTGCCTCCACTTCGATCCTCATACTTTTGATAAGCAAAACTTCGGAGAATGAACTGCTAGAAAGTATGCGCTGGTTCAGGGTTCCCGGGACCATGATCGAGATATCCGGCTTTATGTTGCGCTATGTCAGGACTTTTTCAGAAGAAGGAAGACTCCTGAAATTAGCGCAGGAATCAAGATGCTCGGGATGCGCAGGCTTTACAAATAGAATGCACAACACAGCATCGATTATCGGAATGCTAATCACGCGCGCATTTTCAAGAGGAGAAGAGGTTTACAGGGCCATGGTCTCGCGTGCATGGAGCCCGATGCTTCAATACCCTTGCGACATCCAGCCGTTAAGCAGAAGAAATACGATTTTTGGAATTCTCTTATCTTCAGGCATAATTTGTCTGGTATTTTTTGACAGGTTCTTATGA
- a CDS encoding energy-coupling factor ABC transporter permease, translating to MHISDGILEPQWIVFWFIISAIFIALGLRMINKRIAADPSYLPRISLIGAVVFVISVWHIPVPVTGSSSHPVGTPLASIIIGPFATVVISAIALFFQAFIGHGGLTTIGANTFSMGVVGAFGGYFVYRILKNISPLWFSAGMAGLVGSILTYVTTALELALSLNPDNVFHFWKLYSMGFIPTQLPLSISEFAFTAYVIKYVFETRAEVLSGDGSRIDRFTKTALALMIIIASVIAAGAYFGYLKGGNMSGTDGSVESLAAPSAYVTGIGVRLMSRLGEPLGFVFVGITGGLVTGYFWTELRGKP from the coding sequence ATGCATATCTCAGACGGGATCCTGGAGCCGCAGTGGATTGTTTTCTGGTTCATTATCTCTGCGATTTTCATCGCGCTGGGATTGCGCATGATCAACAAACGCATCGCTGCTGACCCTTCGTACCTACCGCGAATCTCACTGATAGGTGCCGTCGTCTTCGTCATCTCGGTATGGCACATTCCCGTACCTGTGACCGGTTCATCATCCCATCCTGTTGGAACACCTCTCGCCTCAATAATCATAGGCCCGTTCGCCACAGTGGTAATAAGTGCCATCGCCCTCTTCTTTCAGGCATTCATAGGTCACGGGGGGCTTACTACCATAGGCGCGAACACTTTTTCAATGGGCGTGGTGGGGGCTTTTGGAGGTTACTTTGTTTATCGAATACTGAAAAATATCTCTCCATTATGGTTCTCAGCAGGAATGGCAGGGCTTGTGGGCAGCATTCTCACCTACGTAACCACAGCCCTTGAGCTTGCCCTCTCCCTGAATCCTGATAACGTGTTCCACTTCTGGAAATTGTACTCCATGGGTTTTATTCCCACGCAACTTCCGCTTTCGATTTCCGAATTCGCTTTCACGGCCTATGTAATAAAATACGTATTTGAGACAAGGGCTGAAGTCCTTTCCGGCGATGGCTCCCGGATTGACAGGTTCACAAAAACCGCTCTGGCTTTAATGATAATAATTGCTTCCGTGATCGCTGCAGGTGCTTATTTCGGCTATTTGAAAGGAGGAAATATGAGCGGGACCGATGGCAGTGTAGAATCACTTGCAGCACCATCAGCGTACGTAACTGGAATCGGAGTGAGGCTCATGTCCCGCCTTGGTGAACCTCTTGGTTTCGTATTCGTTGGAATAACAGGAGGACTGGTCACTGGATATTTCTGGACAGAATTGAGGGGGAAGCCCTGA
- a CDS encoding radical SAM protein has translation MHVILATPPEYRRLTTPAQVLGPPIGLLYMASYARHYGYLTRAKATLSVFDAFTRHMESERFVKELVAKKPDVLGVSVTSRMFPVTMKSLEKIHDALPETKIVLGGMHPTFMAEKIVKAFPFVDCVIKGEAERSFSELLVSYSNNDTDVSRIKGITAVRNGRVIDSDPEVIMNIDEIPFPARDLVEGVSYGYTWNGLDLTFGKFTSIVTGRGCPFACKFCTNWKFSDRQLRTRSIGNVVDELELLESQGYRSCVILDDVFTADRDRVKEMCEEIKRRDIDIVLYCEGRVDSADPQMFRSMKEAGFSSILFGIESGSQEILDFYQKHTTPDQAKTAVANAKAAGLTVIGAFIIGAPVENAGKLDETLAHISELDLNAIEINALGLAPWDPLYIEAERNGKVGSNDWMRDHLVSDYYDNLTKVEMAKWVEKAYYAFFRAGFYSDLGKIKWFINTRDGRNAIIKNLMNPYLWRLILERGKARHKIEEIMMSGIEEKLFGSTER, from the coding sequence ATGCATGTAATTCTTGCTACTCCTCCTGAATACAGACGACTGACCACACCGGCACAGGTACTCGGTCCTCCTATCGGTCTCCTGTATATGGCCTCCTATGCCAGGCATTACGGATATTTAACCAGAGCAAAAGCCACACTTTCGGTCTTTGATGCTTTTACACGGCATATGGAAAGTGAGAGATTCGTAAAGGAATTGGTCGCAAAGAAACCTGATGTGCTTGGAGTCTCGGTAACCTCGCGGATGTTCCCTGTGACCATGAAAAGCCTGGAAAAAATACATGACGCCTTACCTGAAACAAAGATCGTTCTGGGGGGAATGCACCCGACCTTCATGGCTGAAAAAATAGTGAAGGCATTCCCTTTTGTGGACTGCGTTATTAAAGGCGAGGCGGAGCGTTCCTTCTCAGAACTTCTGGTCTCTTATTCGAATAACGATACTGACGTTTCGCGTATCAAAGGAATAACGGCTGTAAGGAACGGCAGGGTTATTGATAGTGACCCGGAAGTGATAATGAATATAGATGAAATCCCATTCCCGGCGCGGGATCTTGTAGAGGGTGTGAGCTATGGATATACCTGGAATGGTTTAGATCTTACGTTCGGTAAATTCACTTCAATCGTTACAGGGAGGGGATGTCCATTTGCGTGTAAATTCTGTACTAACTGGAAGTTCTCTGACAGGCAACTGAGAACCAGATCCATAGGAAACGTGGTAGATGAGCTTGAACTGCTGGAATCCCAGGGTTACAGGTCATGCGTAATACTGGATGACGTCTTTACAGCAGATAGGGATCGGGTCAAGGAGATGTGTGAGGAGATCAAGAGAAGAGATATCGATATTGTGCTTTACTGCGAAGGGAGGGTGGATTCGGCAGACCCTCAAATGTTCAGGAGCATGAAAGAAGCGGGTTTTTCATCCATATTGTTCGGTATCGAGAGCGGATCGCAAGAAATACTTGATTTTTATCAGAAGCACACCACCCCGGATCAGGCAAAAACAGCCGTGGCTAATGCAAAAGCAGCCGGTCTTACCGTGATCGGGGCTTTCATTATCGGAGCGCCGGTAGAAAATGCCGGGAAACTGGATGAAACACTTGCACATATATCCGAACTTGACCTCAATGCCATCGAGATCAATGCGCTGGGGTTGGCGCCCTGGGACCCGCTGTATATTGAGGCAGAACGCAACGGGAAAGTAGGAAGCAATGATTGGATGAGAGACCACCTCGTATCGGATTATTATGATAACCTGACGAAGGTGGAAATGGCAAAATGGGTGGAGAAAGCATATTACGCGTTCTTCAGGGCAGGTTTTTACTCCGATCTTGGAAAAATCAAGTGGTTCATTAACACCCGCGATGGCAGAAATGCGATAATAAAGAACCTCATGAACCCGTACTTATGGCGGCTTATTCTGGAGCGGGGGAAGGCTAGGCATAAGATAGAGGAGATAATGATGTCCGGGATTGAAGAAAAATTGTTTGGTTCAACGGAACGATAA